The Psychrobacter sp. 28M-43 genome segment GAAAAGTATTGGCTCATTGACCATGCTTATTATTTGAAAGTAGCTTTATATGTAGATCTCCAACAATCATTATCGTCCGATGTTATTGCTACCAAGCGTTATCTCATTGACTCGTATTGATCACCTATTCGAATCCCAATGAATACGTGCTATCAATAACGACGCAAACTGATAACCCAATTCTCAGCATGGATCCTAATATGAATGCCAACACCGATAATAAAGACCCCATTGCCACACCAAACCATACGCCGCAGCTACAAGCATTTCGCGATATCGTAGAGTCACGCCGTTCCGTGCGCCGTTTTACTGACACACCTATCCCTGACGACGTATTGGCAGACTGTCTGCGTTTGGCCATGCTAGCACCAAACTCTAGCAACCTACAGCCGTGGGAATTTTATGTTATCGATGATGCTGACAATCGCAAACGCGCCATCAAAAACTGCATGAATCAAAACGCCGCAAAAACATCAGCCCGTTTGATTGCCATCGTTGCTCGTACTGACGTTTGGCACGATCACGCTAAGCAAGTATTGCGCGAATACCCTGATCAGCCAGTGCCAAAGAAAGTGAAAGACTACTACAACAAAGTCGTCACGATGGACTTTTTGCGCGGCCCAGCCAACGTGGTTTCGGCTGCGAAATGGGGCGCGACGCAAGTGGTCAGACGCGTAAAAGGCCCAATCAAGTCGCCTTACTATACGTTTGAAGACACCAAAAACTGGGCAACCAATAACACCGCACTTGCCGCCGAAAACCTCATGCTAGCACTACGTGCTCATGGGTTTGATAGCTGTGCTATGGGCGGCTTTGATGAGCCTGCTATGAAGCGATTACTAGGCCTAGGCGACGATCAACATATCATTATGATGATTGGCGCAGGTGAACGTGCTGACAATGGCGTTTACAACACTCAGTTCCGTTTTGATCAAAAACAGTTTGTGCATTACGTATAACGTACCGCTCACACTATGATTTTATAGTCAGTTCAATATGATTTAGATACAAGGAAGCCGAGTGAAAGTACTACAAGTAGTAGACTAAACGAGACTGACCCCGTATCTAATTCATAGAGGATGGGCTATAGCTATTTTCTTTATTACTCCCTTAACCAAGGATTGTCATGACTATCTCTCAAAACCCATCGTTTGATACCTTTCAAGGATTGTTCAACGAAGCTGAATTTGTCTATCGCCACTTAGGTTCGAACGAGACCAAGCAAGCTGACCTACTCAGCGCTGTTGGTTATAAAGATATGCAAAGCTTTATCAATGACACTGTGCCTGAGCCAGTACGTTTGCACAAAGAATTGGATTTGCCAGTGGCGATGAGTGAGCATGCTGCACTTGCCAAACTACGCACGATGGCAGACGACATCACTGTTAATAAAAGCTATATCGGTCAAGGCTACTCTCCGGTTCGTATGCCAGCTGTCATTCAGCGCAACGTTCTCGAAAATCCAGGTTGGTATACCGCTTATACGCCTTACCAAGCGGAAATCGCTCAAGGTCGTCTAGAAGCATTGCTGAACTTCCAACAAGTATGTATCGATTTGACTGGTCTTGAGTTAGCTGGTGCATCATTGCTTGATGAAGCAACAGCAGCCGCAGAAGCGATGGCGATGTCAAAGCGTGTGAGCAAAAGTAAATCAACACAGTATTTCGTCGATGAGCGCGTCTATCCACAAACACTAGATGTTATTAATACTCGTGCGAAATACTTTGGTTGGGAAGTCGTCGTTGGTGATTTTGAAACCGCTAAATCTGGCGACTATTTCGGTGCTCTATTCCAGTACGTTGGTGCTGAAGGTGACGTTAAAGACTTAACAGACGTTATCAGTGCAGTAAAAGAAAATAAGACATATGTCAGTGTCGTAAGTGACATCATGAGCTTGGTGTTATTGAAATCACCAGCCGATATGGGTGCTGACGTAGCGCTAGGTAGTACTCAGCGTTTCGGTATCCCAATGGGCTTTGGTGGTCCACATGCCGCTTATTTTGCGTTCTCTGATAAAGCTAAGCGTTCAGCGCCTGGTCGTATCATTGGCGTATCAAAAGACGCTCAAGGCAATACTGCATTACGTATGGCTCTACAAACGCGTGAGCAGCATATCCGCCGCGAAAAAGCCAACTCAAACATCTGTACCTCACAAGTATTACTAGCCAACCTCGCTGGTATGTACGCGGTCTATCATGGTCCAGGCGGCGTGAAACGTATTGCCACTCGTATTCATGCGTTTGCCACTGCGTTTGCTGATGCTATCACAGAATCTAACGACAGCAGCTTGAGCGTGGTACATGATCAATTCTTCGATACAGTCGTGGTTGATTGTGGTTCAGAGAAGCTTGCTACTCAAATCTTTAAAAATGCAGACAACGTTGGCTATAACTTATGGCGTCTAAGCGACACCAAATTGAGCGTTGCCTTTAGTGAAACCAGCGATCAGCAAGACTTCAACACGTTAACTCAGTTGTTCGTCAATAAGTCACACGATCTACCTGAAACAGCTCGCGTCTCTCTAGATAGCGCACACCTGCGTACGGATGATATCTTGACTCATCCAGTATTCAACTCGCATCATACCGAGCATGAAATGCTACGCTACCTAAAGTCGCTTGAAGACAAAGATTTGGCGATGAACCGCAGCATGATTTCACTGGGTAGCTGTACCATGAAGCTAAACGCCACCAGTGAGATGCTACCGATTACGTGGCCTGAGTTTGCCAATGTGCATCCTTTTGCACCGCGTGACCAAGTCACTGGCTATATCGCGATGATCGATAGCTTGCAAGATCAATTAAAAGCCATTACTGGTTTTGATGATGTCTCTATGCAGCCAAACTCTGGTGCCTCTGGTGAATATGCTGGTCTGTTAGCGATTCGCCGTTATCATGAGTCATTGGGCGAAACCAATCGCGATGTGTGCCTCATTCCAATGTCGGCGCACGGTACCAACCCTGCTACTGCTATGATGATGGGTATGCAAGTAGTCGTGGTCAAAACTGATGAAAACGGCAACGTTGATATCGATGATCTAACTGCCAAATGTGAAGAATATAGCGACCGCCTAGGTGCTTTAATGATTACTTATCCATCGACGCACGGTGTATTCGAAGAAGGCATCCGTCATATCTGTGATTTGACTCACAAACATGGCGGTCAGGTCTATATGGACGGCGCGAACATGAATGCTCAGGTAGGCATGATGCAGCCTGCAGACGTTGGTGCTGATGTACTACACATGAACCTGCATAAGACCTTCTGCATCCCGCATGGCGGCGGCGGTCCAGGCATGGGCCCTATCGGTATGAAGGCGCATTTGGCAACGTTTATGGCCAACCATACCTTGAGCCCTGTACACAATGCACAAAAAGACTGCTCAGCAGTATCAGCAGCACCTTACGGTTCAGCGAGCATCTTACCTATCTCATGGATGTATATTGCTATGATGGGCCGCGATGGTCTGCTAAAAGCAACGGAGTTGGCATTACTGAACGCCAACTATGTGGCAGCTGAACTAAAAGGACATTACCCTGTCTTGTATGCTGGCAAAAACGGCCGTGTGGCTCACGAATGTATCATCGATATTCGTCCGTTAAAAGAAGAGACTGGCATCACAGAAAGCGATATCGCTAAGCGCTTGATGGACTATGGTTTCCACTCACCAACGATGAGCTTCCCAGTCGCTGGCACGCTTATGATTGAGCCAACAGAGTCTGAGTCAAAAGAAGAGTTGGATCGCTTTATCAGTGCGCTGAAGTCTATCAAAGCTGAAGCCATGAAGGCCAAAGCTGGTGAAGATAACTGGACGCTAGAAGACAACCCATTAGTCAATGCACCGCATACGGCAGCTATGATTACTAGCGAAGAGTGGACGCATCCATACAGCCGTGAGACTGCTGCGTTCCCACTACCGTACATCCGTGCAAACAAGTTCTGGCCAAGTGTCGCTCGTGTCGATGATGCTTATGGTGATAAGAACCTAATGTGCTCTTGCCCAAGTATCGAAAACTATATGTAATTATCACTTTCGATAGTTATTCTCTGTAGTAAAAAACCTCCAAGTCAGCTACTGACTTGGAGGTTTTTATTTTGCTGACTTTTTATCTATTAGGTTAGCAGGTAATATTATCAATAAAATAAACGATAAGAACTCAATGTAATAAAAGCTTATATTGATGATAAGCTATTTATCTTAAATTTCTGAAGCAATCATTTGGACACTGCTATGCAACATAAAGCGCCTAAACAAAAAACTCGCGTTATTCTAATTCATGGGCTACACCAAACCCCATGGATCATGCGACCATTAGCCAAGCGCTTACAGGCAGCAGGATTTAATACCCATCAGTATGGCTACCGTAGTATGCGTGATGGTATCAAAACCAATAGCGCTCGCCTAAATAGCTGGCTAGAAACAAACCATCACCCAGATCATCCTATAGATTTGGTCGGGCATAGTTTAGGCGGCTTAATCATTCGTGATTTTGTCGCTCAGTATCCAAAATGGAAAATTGGACGTTGTGTGACGCTAGGGACACCGCATATAGGCAGTGTTTGTGCAGATTATATCTGGCGACTGACTCCTGTTGTCGTAGGTCGCTCGTATGTCGACGCACTCGACGGTACAGTCGCACCATTGCCCAAATACGTGACGTTAGGCGTCATCGCTGGCAACCGACCTTATGGTCTAGGTCAGCTATTTTTGCAATATCACAATCGCAAACTGCGTAAATCCGACAAGCCACTTCTTAACGAGCAACTTGCACATGACGGGACAGTATATATAGAAGAGACGAAAATAGCGTCTGCAGCTGATCATATCGTCATGCCAGTCTCACATACTGGCATGCTAGTGAACCCAGAGGTCGCCGAGCAGACTCGATACTTTTTAGAGCATGGACGATTTAAACGCTAAGAGATGTATGAATAAGAGCTGTATGAATACTTGAGGGTCAGTTCGCAGTCTTATCGAACGCTTCCTTATTAAACAGCGCATTATCGAACGCTGCTTTATTGAACACGAATACCCATGCCCTGCTGCAGTTCGGTTTTATGCTTTTTGATGACTGGAATTAAGGTTTTAACAACCCAATCGTTACGCCAACCTTTTAGCCCTTGTGGCAGTTCGCTCACATCTTTATCAAGAGCAACCACTTCATATAATTGTCCTAGCCATTTTTTACGCATCAATACACTGGCAGGTATACCGATTTCGCGCGCATGCTCATCAATCGCTTGCTGCACTGCTTTTGATAATACTTTATTTTTTGAGCGATATGGTGGCACTAGACAGTCTGGATGCTCTGTAGGCGGTAGACTCTTGGCATCTCTAATTACTTTCAGCAGCTCTTCACCATATAGTCGCAGCATACTACGGTGCATGGTCGTTTTATGTGCCAGTTCACGCATACTGTTTGGTTTTTCAGTGACTATCTCTCGTACTGCTTGTTTTTTTATCACAAAAGTACGGGGTTGATTGGTCGCACGAGCCAGCTCTTCTCGCCATGTAGCCACTCCTTTGAGTATCGCCATTTGCTGCGAATTATAGCGATAATCTGCCATCGTGAGATACATCGCTTCATCTTCGACGTGCTGCGAGTCATACAAATCACTGGCATAGAGCTGACAGTCAGCCCAAACGTAATCATATAACCCTTGAGCCTTAAGCGCATGCTCGATACTGAGATACAGCGCTGGCAGATAACGCACATCATCAATGGCATATTGCTCTTGCTCATCTGTCAACGGGCGCTGGAGCCAGTCAGACTGGCTGTGTTCTTTATCGATATGCATATCTAGCTGATCAGCCAATGCTTGCTGATACCCCATTTGCAATTGACCCGTTAGATAAGACAACGCAATTTGCGTATCGAAGATATTGGTCAACGGTGGGCAGCCAGACAACAGATAAAAAATGCCCAAATCTTCGCCGCAAGCGTGCCAGATAGCCACATCTACTTTGCGTAGCGCTTCCCACAGCTCAGCCAGTTGTAACTGCGGTGCATCCAGTAGATAAACATGATCGCCAGTATTCAACTGCACGAGTGCCAAGCGCGGGTAATAAGTGTCACGCTTGATAAACTCAGTATCTAAGGCCACTCGTCCACAAGTCGCTAAGGCATCAGTAACCTCATCTAAATCGCCTTGCTTACGTACCCATGTAATAGCAACGTCATCAGCAATATCCAATAGTGAATCAATATCTAGCACCTCAGTACCTAGCACCTCAATATCAGGTACTTCAACATCTGGATTATCAGCAGCTGACTCAGATACTGTAGTTACTGACATTGGCTCAGTATTAGCGGCTTCTTGTAATGAGCCATCATTGATATCAGAAGCATTTGATTGAGCTGAGGCGTTTGAAACGTTATTGGACACGGGCAGATACCTGCATTAATAGGAGAAAATAAAACGCTAAACCGCGCCTTAATAAAATTAAAAGATAAACAATAATAAAGTAATTATAGCAATTCCAAGAAATGAATTGGGTAAGACTTTGAAGCAATCAAAACATTATAAAAAAGAACGATTTTGCATGGCTTGACCAAGCGTCATACTATCCAGATACTCAAGCTCGCCGCCCATCGGCACACCTTGTGCTAAACGCGTCACTTTATTAACATGACGACTGACAGCCTCACTAATAAAGTGCGCCGTAGTCTGACCTTCGACAGTCGTGCCTGTTGCCAGTATCAGCTCTTCGACAGGCTCTTGTTTGACACGCCATACCAGTTGATCAATATTTAAGTCGTCAGCGCTGACACCATCAATAGGCGATAGATGCCCGCCCAACACAAAATAACGACCACGGTAACCAGCTGTCTGTTCAATCGCCATCACATCTGCTGCCGTTTCGACCACGCATAGCAGACTGTCATCACGTCTAACATCTTGGCAAAGCGGACATACGGCCTCATCACTGAAGCTATGACAACGTTGACATTCAACAATATCACGCATAGCTTCATCTAATGCTTGGGCGAGTGCCATGCCTTGTGGGCGTTTTTTACTGAGCAGATGTAGCGCCATTCGTTGGGCACTTTTTTGACCGACGCCTGGCAATATACGCAGCTGTTTGACCAGCTGATCAAATTTGGCTGTAAGCAAAGTAGCTTCCTTTAGTTGACTTTATCTAACTGAATTTATAAATCGTAGCTATAAAAATGGGGTCGTATCGTATCGATAACAACCCCATTTTTGTCTTTAGTATGAAGTATTTAATGCTTAAAACATGCCTTGCATACCTGGTGGCAGACCCATACCTGAAGTCGCGCCAGCCATCGTTTCTTCATACAGTGCATCTGCTTGACGAACCGCATCATTGATAGCAGCAGCGATGAGATCTTCGATCATATCTGGCTCATCTTCTAACAGGCTTGGATCAATAGTCAAACGCTTAACCACATGACGACCAGTCATCGTTACTTTAACTAAGCCACTGCCCGCTTCTGCTTGTACTTCTTTGTTAGCAAGTTCTTTTTTAGCGTTTTCAACGTTTGCTTCTACTTTCTTTTGCATCGTTTGTGCTTGTTGCATCAATGCTTGAATGTTCATAGTTGCCTCTTTTGTTATTTATGGTTTGTATTTTATGCTAGTGCGTATAGTAATGAATAATTAATAACGTAAAGTTAATGCAATGCGTTAGTGCAGATTATACCGTTATCTTTACAAACTGTCTAAACCACGTGCCAAGTCTTTGATAATATCTTCCACATCTTCCAGACCTACCGATAGACGAATCAGACCGTCTTTGACACCAGCTTCGGCACGAGCTTCAGCAGTTAGACGGAAATGCGTGGTGGTTGCAGGATGAGTAATCGTGGTTTTGGCATCGCCCAAGTTATTGGTGATAGAGACCATTTGTGTTGAATCAATCACATGCCACGCCGCTTCTTTGGTATCACGGCTATCAGATGCCTTGACTTCAAAACCCATGATAGCACCGTAGCCATCTTTCATATGATGCTGACGTGTAGCAAGCTCGTGCGCAGGATGGTCACTCAAGCCTGAAAAGTGTACGGTACTGACATTAGGATGATTGACCAAAAATTCTGCCACTTGATTGGCATTTTGGCAATGCGCTTGCATACGCAATTTGAGCGTTTCAAGCCCCTTGGTAAATACCCAAGCATTGAACGGACTCATGCTAATACCACCTGAGCGCACCACGGTAAATGCTTCTTGCATCAGTTTATCACTACCGACCAACGCCCCGCCTAATACGCGACCCTGACCATCCAAATATTTGGTCGCAGAGTGAATGACCACATCTGCACCCAAGTCTAGCGGGCGCTGCAATGCTGGCGTTGCAAAGCAGTTGTCAACGACGAGTAATATATCATTGGCTTTACATAGCTGACTCAGATAACCGATATCACAAATCTGCGCCAATGGATTGCTTGGGCTTTCGCAATAGATTACTTTGGTGTTTGGTTGAACCGCATTGGCCCATGCCTCATTGTCGAAGCAATCAACGTAGCTGACTTCAACACCAAACTTGGCCATATAATTATTAAACAGACCGATAGATGAGCCAAATAACTGGTTAGCTGCTAGCAGATGGTCGCCCGCTTTTAAGTATGCCAAGCACATGGTCAAGATAGCGCCCATACCAGAGGCCGTCGCAACCGCACGTTCACCATTCTCTAGTGCGGCTAAACGACGCTCAAAAGTACGTATGCTTGGATTGGTATGGCGAGAGTAGACATTGCCTGTTTTTGTACCGTCAAAATGAGCAGCAGCATCAGCGGCTGAGCGATAAACGTAAGAGCTGGTGGTAAAAATAGGCTCTGAATGCTCGCCTTCGTCTGTACGATGTTGACCTGCCCGCACTGCGATGGTCTGCATGCCATAATCAAGCCCTAAATCTAAGGCATCGTTGCGCCAGTTTGGATCTAACTTGTTCGAACTGCTCTCATCATGGTTTTGCGACTGACTCATAAACGTTCCGTTACTTTGGTTAATATGTTATTGGTTGGTCTTTTAATTAAAATAAAATGACTGCTTATTCTTCTGATTATCGACCGAATTCATCAGCGTTATCATATCATGTCGACTTATTCCGCACAGCTGGTTTCAAATGGCCACTAAATATTATTTTCGAATACCAAAGATGTATCAATTCTACTACTTAAAATCTGCCACATATATAGTTAAACACTACTTAAAAAACAATGATTTCATGCGCTAAATCTAACAAAAATAACGTATTTATAATAGGCAGATATCGCAACAGCTGCTAAGCTTAGCGACGATTTAGATTTTGCCATGCATAATACAACAACAGTCTGGTAATACATCTAACAAGAGTGTTTCAAACACTCAGAATCATTATTTATCAGTACATTTAGGCTCATTAAGGTAAATTCGTTATGTCGATGTTCAGTATAGAACCAAGCAGCTTATCGTTGAGTCTAACCCTAGGACTGACTTTAGGTCTTAGTGCTTGCCAGAGTTTGCCCAAGCAGCCACATTTACCAGAAAGCCAAGCACTATCAGCACGCGTAGAAGCGCTATATTCAGACGAGCAAACGACGCAAGGTGAGACGATTAAGACTAGCAGCACTGACTTGGTCTCTGCTATTAGTGCGCAGAACGATATTCATCCTGATTTGTCTGGCTATCACCCAATCGTGACCGGAGCAAATGCTTTTGCGGCACGTAGCATCTTGACAGATATGGCCACGCGCAATATTGATGCGCAGTACTATATTTGGCATAACGATCAGGCTGGGCAGCTTCTACTAAAAGACTTATGGGACGCAGCTGAGCGCGGTGTGATCGTGCGCTTATTGTTAGATGATTTTAATAACAGTGCCAAGTTCGACCAGCATTTGTTACGCTTTGCTAGTCACCCCAATATTGCGGTGCGTATCATCAACCCTTTGATGCATCGTAAGTTTCCAACGTTGAACTATGTAACTGGTTTGCCGCGTATCAATCGCCGCATGCACAATAAGAGCATGACCTTTGATAAGCAAATTACTATCATCGGCGGGCGTAATATCGGCAACGAATACCTTAGCAATGACCAAAGCAGCCAATTTGCAGATTTGGATGTCTTACTGATTGGTAAAGTCGTTGCAGATATTGATAACAGCTTTTATGACTATTGGTCATCGCCTTTATCATTTGATATCGAGACCTTAGCGAAATTTGATGATGACGTTACGCCTGATTTTTTAAAGGCCTTAGATAAGCTCGGTCTGGATGAAGAAAACAACGAAGGCAGCAGCTTGACGGTTTATAAAGCTGCGATCAAAGATTCTACGATTGATAGTGATTTGATCAACAAGCGTGTGCCTTTCCGTTGGACCGATATGCAATTCTTGAGTGATGATGTCGGCAAACTAAGTAAAACAGTTCCTGCCGATACTAACTTGGTTCATCAGTTGCGTAACTTGCTTGGTAGCCCAACCAAGAAATTGACGATTATTTCTTCTTATTTTGTACCGACCAAAGATGGCGTCGATACGTTGGTTAAACTGGCTGAAGCTGGTGTCGATATTAAGATATTAACCAACTCATTTGATGCGACCGATGTGACTGCCGTTCATTCTGGTTATAGCCAGTGGCGACCTCGCCTGCTTCGTTCAGGCGTCAAAATATATGAGCTAAAATCAACCGCTGCTGAAGAAAAACGTGATAACAAACTGTGGCGGGCACGTAGCCAATCATCGACTAGCTTGCACGCAAAAACGTTTGCAGTAGATGATTATCAAGTCTTTATTGGTTCGTACAACGTTGACCCACGCTCTGCCAATATCAATACCGAAATGGGTGTAATCATTAATGATGACGAGCTAGCAAGGCAGCTGCATGGCGCTTTGAGCGACGATCTATTAAATCAAGCATATGAAGTCAAGCTACTAGAAAATGGCAATCTGCAATGGCACACCATGGAGAAAGGCGAAAAAGTAGTCTATGACTCCGAGCCACGAGTGGACATGGGTGACCATGTTTGGCTAACCATTATGTCTTGGTTGCCCATTGACTGGCTGTTGTAGATATATAGCTTATTAATTTCGACAGTTCTAGAATATTTAGTTTTGCGACTCAGTTGTATTAAGTAAACAAAATACCATTCAAACACTTTTATTTTAAACACCCAACTTATTGTTTCGGCAAATCATCTTTTATATATCTTGATTTGCCGTTTTTACCATGGCCGGTTATCCAAACGATGATCGTCTTAATGACCACTTTACTCTGTGGATATGTGATCTATTATGCCGTCTCGTTCTCAATACGCCCTAATGTCTACTAAAGACAAAAACATAGTGATGTTCATTAGCTTCATCAGCGCTGTGATATTTTTTGATTTTTTGATTTACTTGTATATCTCAGATATTGTTTCAGCGGCGATTTTTCCTGCTAATGCTGACCCTAGAATTGCTAAACTGCAAGGAATGGGGCTTTTTGTTATCGGTTATTTAGCACGTCCAATCGGAGGTGTTCTCATCGGTCGTTATGGTGATATAAAAGGTAGAAAGCCCGTTTTATTGCTAAGTATCATAGTTACCGCATGTAGTCTCCTAGCAATGGCATTTTTGCCCACTTATGCACAATGGGGCATTTTTGCGCCTGCTTTATTCATTCTATTAAGAATCATACAGGGTATGGCATACGGACTTTATGTTCCCTTATCTTGGGTATTTGTGGCAGAGCATGTGCCCAGACAATATTTATCAGTAGCCTGTAGCTACGTGACTGCCAGTTTCTTTGTAGGCGTATTATTTTCAAATGCATTTTTTATGTGGCTCTCTAGCTTTATGACTACCGCTGAATTAACTGAATATGGATGGCGCTTGCCATTTTTAGTGGCCGCTATACTAAGTGCTTTGCCGTTATTAATGTGGCGACTGGTTGGAGAAACGCCTTTCTTTTTAGCACTCGTAAAACCGAAAGCAAGTAAAAATGCAGGCAAGCCACTGACGTTACTTTTTAAACACTGTAAACATTCCATTTTTATCGGTATGGTACTGACGTTAGTAATCTCTAGTATTTCTACTGTTATCGTTTTGCTATTACCTGACTTGATAGAGATAAATTTTTCGTTGGATAGTGATTTATTCGGATTTTCCCATAGCCTGGGCATCGTATTTATCATTTTTGGCTGTATATTTTATGGGATGATTTCTAATCACGAGAATTTCGGTAAAGTGTTGGTAATCGGTTCGATTTTACTGATTGCCCAAATGTTGGCTTTCTTTTACCATTTGCAGGCGGGCGGTGATTATATATTAATCATGTATGCGATTTTGGGCTTCTGTGCTGGCGTGATTGGTATGGTCCCTGCTATCCTTATAGAGCTGTTCCCAACCAATGTACGTCTGACTGGCGTTGCTTTTTGCAACAATG includes the following:
- a CDS encoding phospholipase D family protein, whose translation is MSMFSIEPSSLSLSLTLGLTLGLSACQSLPKQPHLPESQALSARVEALYSDEQTTQGETIKTSSTDLVSAISAQNDIHPDLSGYHPIVTGANAFAARSILTDMATRNIDAQYYIWHNDQAGQLLLKDLWDAAERGVIVRLLLDDFNNSAKFDQHLLRFASHPNIAVRIINPLMHRKFPTLNYVTGLPRINRRMHNKSMTFDKQITIIGGRNIGNEYLSNDQSSQFADLDVLLIGKVVADIDNSFYDYWSSPLSFDIETLAKFDDDVTPDFLKALDKLGLDEENNEGSSLTVYKAAIKDSTIDSDLINKRVPFRWTDMQFLSDDVGKLSKTVPADTNLVHQLRNLLGSPTKKLTIISSYFVPTKDGVDTLVKLAEAGVDIKILTNSFDATDVTAVHSGYSQWRPRLLRSGVKIYELKSTAAEEKRDNKLWRARSQSSTSLHAKTFAVDDYQVFIGSYNVDPRSANINTEMGVIINDDELARQLHGALSDDLLNQAYEVKLLENGNLQWHTMEKGEKVVYDSEPRVDMGDHVWLTIMSWLPIDWLL
- the recR gene encoding recombination mediator RecR, with protein sequence MLTAKFDQLVKQLRILPGVGQKSAQRMALHLLSKKRPQGMALAQALDEAMRDIVECQRCHSFSDEAVCPLCQDVRRDDSLLCVVETAADVMAIEQTAGYRGRYFVLGGHLSPIDGVSADDLNIDQLVWRVKQEPVEELILATGTTVEGQTTAHFISEAVSRHVNKVTRLAQGVPMGGELEYLDSMTLGQAMQNRSFL
- a CDS encoding nitroreductase family protein, translated to MNANTDNKDPIATPNHTPQLQAFRDIVESRRSVRRFTDTPIPDDVLADCLRLAMLAPNSSNLQPWEFYVIDDADNRKRAIKNCMNQNAAKTSARLIAIVARTDVWHDHAKQVLREYPDQPVPKKVKDYYNKVVTMDFLRGPANVVSAAKWGATQVVRRVKGPIKSPYYTFEDTKNWATNNTALAAENLMLALRAHGFDSCAMGGFDEPAMKRLLGLGDDQHIIMMIGAGERADNGVYNTQFRFDQKQFVHYV
- a CDS encoding alpha/beta fold hydrolase is translated as MQHKAPKQKTRVILIHGLHQTPWIMRPLAKRLQAAGFNTHQYGYRSMRDGIKTNSARLNSWLETNHHPDHPIDLVGHSLGGLIIRDFVAQYPKWKIGRCVTLGTPHIGSVCADYIWRLTPVVVGRSYVDALDGTVAPLPKYVTLGVIAGNRPYGLGQLFLQYHNRKLRKSDKPLLNEQLAHDGTVYIEETKIASAADHIVMPVSHTGMLVNPEVAEQTRYFLEHGRFKR
- a CDS encoding ribonuclease D, which codes for MSNNVSNASAQSNASDINDGSLQEAANTEPMSVTTVSESAADNPDVEVPDIEVLGTEVLDIDSLLDIADDVAITWVRKQGDLDEVTDALATCGRVALDTEFIKRDTYYPRLALVQLNTGDHVYLLDAPQLQLAELWEALRKVDVAIWHACGEDLGIFYLLSGCPPLTNIFDTQIALSYLTGQLQMGYQQALADQLDMHIDKEHSQSDWLQRPLTDEQEQYAIDDVRYLPALYLSIEHALKAQGLYDYVWADCQLYASDLYDSQHVEDEAMYLTMADYRYNSQQMAILKGVATWREELARATNQPRTFVIKKQAVREIVTEKPNSMRELAHKTTMHRSMLRLYGEELLKVIRDAKSLPPTEHPDCLVPPYRSKNKVLSKAVQQAIDEHAREIGIPASVLMRKKWLGQLYEVVALDKDVSELPQGLKGWRNDWVVKTLIPVIKKHKTELQQGMGIRVQ
- a CDS encoding YbaB/EbfC family nucleoid-associated protein — protein: MNIQALMQQAQTMQKKVEANVENAKKELANKEVQAEAGSGLVKVTMTGRHVVKRLTIDPSLLEDEPDMIEDLIAAAINDAVRQADALYEETMAGATSGMGLPPGMQGMF
- the gcvP gene encoding aminomethyl-transferring glycine dehydrogenase — its product is MTISQNPSFDTFQGLFNEAEFVYRHLGSNETKQADLLSAVGYKDMQSFINDTVPEPVRLHKELDLPVAMSEHAALAKLRTMADDITVNKSYIGQGYSPVRMPAVIQRNVLENPGWYTAYTPYQAEIAQGRLEALLNFQQVCIDLTGLELAGASLLDEATAAAEAMAMSKRVSKSKSTQYFVDERVYPQTLDVINTRAKYFGWEVVVGDFETAKSGDYFGALFQYVGAEGDVKDLTDVISAVKENKTYVSVVSDIMSLVLLKSPADMGADVALGSTQRFGIPMGFGGPHAAYFAFSDKAKRSAPGRIIGVSKDAQGNTALRMALQTREQHIRREKANSNICTSQVLLANLAGMYAVYHGPGGVKRIATRIHAFATAFADAITESNDSSLSVVHDQFFDTVVVDCGSEKLATQIFKNADNVGYNLWRLSDTKLSVAFSETSDQQDFNTLTQLFVNKSHDLPETARVSLDSAHLRTDDILTHPVFNSHHTEHEMLRYLKSLEDKDLAMNRSMISLGSCTMKLNATSEMLPITWPEFANVHPFAPRDQVTGYIAMIDSLQDQLKAITGFDDVSMQPNSGASGEYAGLLAIRRYHESLGETNRDVCLIPMSAHGTNPATAMMMGMQVVVVKTDENGNVDIDDLTAKCEEYSDRLGALMITYPSTHGVFEEGIRHICDLTHKHGGQVYMDGANMNAQVGMMQPADVGADVLHMNLHKTFCIPHGGGGPGMGPIGMKAHLATFMANHTLSPVHNAQKDCSAVSAAPYGSASILPISWMYIAMMGRDGLLKATELALLNANYVAAELKGHYPVLYAGKNGRVAHECIIDIRPLKEETGITESDIAKRLMDYGFHSPTMSFPVAGTLMIEPTESESKEELDRFISALKSIKAEAMKAKAGEDNWTLEDNPLVNAPHTAAMITSEEWTHPYSRETAAFPLPYIRANKFWPSVARVDDAYGDKNLMCSCPSIENYM
- a CDS encoding O-succinylhomoserine sulfhydrylase, which gives rise to MSQSQNHDESSSNKLDPNWRNDALDLGLDYGMQTIAVRAGQHRTDEGEHSEPIFTTSSYVYRSAADAAAHFDGTKTGNVYSRHTNPSIRTFERRLAALENGERAVATASGMGAILTMCLAYLKAGDHLLAANQLFGSSIGLFNNYMAKFGVEVSYVDCFDNEAWANAVQPNTKVIYCESPSNPLAQICDIGYLSQLCKANDILLVVDNCFATPALQRPLDLGADVVIHSATKYLDGQGRVLGGALVGSDKLMQEAFTVVRSGGISMSPFNAWVFTKGLETLKLRMQAHCQNANQVAEFLVNHPNVSTVHFSGLSDHPAHELATRQHHMKDGYGAIMGFEVKASDSRDTKEAAWHVIDSTQMVSITNNLGDAKTTITHPATTTHFRLTAEARAEAGVKDGLIRLSVGLEDVEDIIKDLARGLDSL